A portion of the Edaphobacter lichenicola genome contains these proteins:
- a CDS encoding substrate-binding domain-containing protein — protein MSLLKRQFLFAFLMATLLPLLAGCTRHSKDEHYYLIATNINLPYWKSANAGFQKAATQYGVSAEMRGTTTFDPQGEVAEFRTVVAQKPAGILVSVASAQLMTPEINAAMDAGIPVITMDSDAPQSDRLYFIGTNNLQAGRLGGLRVAEKVNGKGNVVFFSIPGQPNIDERLKGYNDAFAKYPGIKVIDVFDMKGDSGLAMDQTKDYLSRTGANRIDAIICLEAASGRDVAEEVRRSGVKDRLLVAMDVDQPVLQGIRDGTIDSTISQKPFTMAVVGLKALDDVHHYPVKPLVQDYALDSFAPVPSFIDTGVSLIDKSNVDTLLNLGEDKAPQ, from the coding sequence ATGAGTCTTTTGAAGAGGCAGTTCCTTTTTGCGTTTTTAATGGCGACCTTGCTTCCATTGCTTGCTGGATGCACGCGGCATAGTAAGGACGAGCACTACTACCTGATTGCAACCAATATCAACCTGCCTTATTGGAAGTCTGCGAATGCCGGTTTTCAGAAGGCGGCGACGCAATATGGTGTTTCGGCTGAGATGCGTGGTACGACTACATTTGATCCGCAGGGCGAGGTGGCGGAGTTTCGGACGGTTGTCGCACAAAAACCTGCAGGGATTTTGGTCTCGGTGGCCAGTGCGCAGTTGATGACGCCGGAGATCAACGCCGCGATGGACGCGGGGATTCCTGTGATTACGATGGATTCGGATGCTCCGCAGAGTGACCGGCTGTACTTCATTGGAACCAACAATCTGCAGGCCGGGCGACTGGGTGGATTGCGTGTGGCAGAAAAAGTGAATGGTAAAGGGAATGTGGTCTTCTTCTCGATTCCTGGGCAGCCGAATATTGATGAACGTCTAAAGGGGTACAACGATGCTTTCGCGAAGTACCCCGGGATCAAGGTAATCGATGTCTTCGATATGAAGGGAGACTCTGGTCTTGCGATGGACCAGACTAAAGATTATCTGTCGCGAACTGGTGCGAACAGGATTGATGCGATTATTTGCCTCGAGGCGGCTTCGGGGCGGGATGTGGCCGAGGAGGTTCGTCGGTCTGGCGTGAAGGACCGGTTGCTCGTTGCGATGGACGTTGACCAGCCCGTACTACAGGGCATTCGGGATGGAACGATCGATTCGACTATCTCGCAGAAACCTTTCACGATGGCTGTGGTTGGGCTGAAGGCGCTGGACGATGTCCATCATTACCCGGTGAAGCCGTTGGTACAGGATTACGCGCTGGATTCGTTTGCGCCTGTGCCCTCGTTTATCGATACGGGCGTTTCGCTGATTGATAAGAGCAACGTGGATACGCTGTTGAACCTGGGCGAAGATAAAGCGCCGCAGTAG
- a CDS encoding zinc-dependent alcohol dehydrogenase family protein — MSNTVKIVRFHKTGGPEVLQFDELPLPEPTHGEVRLRVKALGLNRAEVMFRNGQYLETPIVPAKNGYEASGIIEAVGPGVDPAWIGKTASTVPGLFSLNAHGVYGEVAIVPAAALAEYPAQLSYEEGTSIWMQYLTAYGGLIMLGHLKKEDFVLITAASSSVGIAAIEIAKAEGATSIAVTRTAAKKAELLKLGADYVIVSDEEDLVVRVKAITDGKGARIVFDPIGGKIVESLAAAASKNGIIFEYGALAPEPTPYPLFTALSKFLTIRAYTLFEVAANPIEFPKAKKYIFDHIVAGNFKPLIDKTFPFSEIIDAHRYMESNAQIGKIVVTV, encoded by the coding sequence ATGTCCAACACCGTAAAGATCGTTCGCTTCCACAAAACAGGCGGCCCCGAAGTTCTTCAGTTCGACGAACTACCTCTCCCCGAACCCACCCACGGAGAAGTTCGCCTCCGCGTCAAAGCTCTCGGCCTCAACCGCGCCGAGGTCATGTTCCGCAACGGCCAATATCTCGAAACTCCCATCGTTCCCGCAAAGAACGGTTACGAAGCCTCCGGCATCATCGAAGCCGTCGGCCCCGGCGTGGATCCTGCATGGATCGGCAAGACTGCAAGCACAGTCCCCGGCCTGTTCAGCCTCAACGCACACGGTGTCTACGGCGAAGTCGCCATCGTCCCAGCCGCAGCGCTCGCCGAATACCCTGCCCAGCTCTCCTACGAAGAAGGTACCTCCATCTGGATGCAGTACCTCACCGCATACGGCGGCCTCATCATGCTGGGCCATCTCAAAAAAGAAGACTTCGTTCTCATCACAGCAGCCAGCAGCAGCGTAGGCATCGCAGCAATTGAAATCGCGAAAGCAGAAGGTGCCACCAGCATCGCCGTCACCCGCACCGCCGCGAAAAAAGCAGAGCTGCTCAAACTTGGTGCCGACTACGTTATCGTCTCCGACGAAGAGGACCTCGTTGTCCGCGTCAAAGCGATCACCGACGGCAAAGGCGCGCGAATCGTATTCGATCCCATCGGCGGCAAGATCGTCGAATCACTCGCAGCAGCCGCCTCGAAAAACGGCATCATCTTCGAATACGGTGCCCTCGCCCCCGAGCCAACTCCCTACCCACTCTTCACCGCGCTCAGCAAATTCCTCACCATCAGGGCCTACACCCTCTTTGAAGTTGCTGCCAACCCCATCGAGTTTCCCAAAGCCAAGAAGTACATCTTCGACCACATCGTCGCGGGCAACTTCAAGCCACTCATCGACAAGACCTTTCCTTTCTCCGAGATCATCGACGCCCATCGCTACATGGAGTCCAACGCTCAGATCGGCAAGATCGTAGTCACTGTCTAG
- the ligA gene encoding NAD-dependent DNA ligase LigA, whose product MVTALTPDQEIQELRDQLRHHEYLYYVEDLPELTDAQYDALMNRLKKLEEKHPELVTTDSPSQRVGGKPKDGFAKMPHSRPMLSLDNAYNEEELRAWDQRVREALPSSEAVRYVCELKLDGLSLALHYGPGAHGSAHLERGLTRGDGSIGEDVTSNVRTIRSVPLSISAAKLKAAGLPQSFEVRGEVVLPQAAFVKMNEEREAAGQAPAANPRNAAAGTIRTLEPNIVAQRRLDFYAYFLLKDGEFLLPQQSTTLEALRTSGFRVNKYAKALKSIDEVVKFIADAEPLRDSLGYEIDGVVIKVDATAQQRRLGFTGKAPRWAIAYKFAARAGITKLEGVLFQVGRTGKVTPVAALTPVLIGGTTVSRATLHNADEIARLGVRIGDFVSVERGGDVIPKIVEVVEDKAHPRGRKEIVFPQSCPVCASELQKIEGEVDWRCVNNSCPARVREELLHWSARGVMNIEGLGDAMVAQLLGQGAELGGDSEVVTEEGAPVVTRKALIHTIGDLYRLKRDDLLSLERVGEKTADALLAEIERSKGAGLARVLLGLGIRFVGERTAQLLAAHFGSMEELEKAASQDPEESGAALEAVTEVGPKVAQAIVEFFAVEKNVELVKDLTSQGLEMTAEKRVTTSTLEGLTFVLTGTLPNLTREVAKERIESAGGRVSGSVSKKTSYVVAGEEAGSKLDKATSLGVLVLDEAGLLKVLESGPAKD is encoded by the coding sequence ATGGTGACCGCTCTGACCCCCGACCAAGAGATACAGGAGCTGCGCGATCAGCTTCGCCACCACGAATATCTGTACTACGTTGAGGACTTGCCGGAGTTGACGGATGCTCAGTACGACGCGCTGATGAACCGGCTGAAAAAGCTAGAGGAGAAGCATCCGGAGCTAGTGACGACGGACTCTCCTTCACAGCGCGTCGGCGGCAAGCCAAAGGATGGGTTCGCGAAGATGCCACACTCGCGGCCTATGCTGTCTCTGGATAATGCGTACAACGAAGAGGAGCTGCGGGCTTGGGATCAGAGGGTTCGGGAGGCGCTGCCGAGTTCGGAGGCAGTGCGGTATGTCTGCGAGCTGAAGCTGGATGGGCTGTCGCTGGCGCTGCACTATGGTCCGGGAGCGCACGGTTCGGCTCATCTTGAGCGTGGGTTGACGCGCGGGGACGGGTCGATTGGCGAGGATGTGACGAGCAATGTGCGGACGATTCGGTCGGTGCCACTGAGTATTTCTGCGGCGAAGCTGAAGGCGGCGGGACTGCCGCAGAGCTTTGAGGTAAGGGGCGAGGTCGTGCTTCCGCAGGCTGCGTTTGTGAAGATGAACGAAGAGCGCGAGGCTGCGGGACAAGCTCCGGCGGCTAATCCACGGAACGCAGCGGCAGGGACGATTCGAACGCTTGAGCCGAATATCGTGGCGCAGAGGAGGTTGGATTTTTATGCTTACTTTTTGTTGAAGGATGGGGAGTTTTTGCTGCCGCAGCAGTCGACTACGTTGGAGGCACTGAGGACTTCTGGCTTTCGCGTGAACAAATATGCGAAGGCGTTGAAGAGTATCGATGAAGTTGTGAAGTTTATTGCGGATGCAGAGCCGCTGCGTGACTCACTTGGGTATGAGATTGATGGGGTCGTCATCAAGGTGGATGCGACAGCGCAGCAGCGGAGGCTGGGGTTTACAGGGAAGGCTCCGCGGTGGGCGATTGCGTATAAGTTTGCGGCGAGAGCGGGGATTACGAAGCTTGAAGGTGTGTTGTTTCAGGTGGGGCGCACGGGGAAGGTGACTCCGGTTGCGGCGCTGACGCCGGTTTTGATTGGTGGGACGACGGTGTCGCGGGCGACGCTGCACAATGCGGATGAGATTGCCCGGTTGGGTGTTCGGATTGGGGATTTTGTCTCGGTGGAGCGTGGCGGGGATGTGATTCCGAAGATTGTGGAGGTAGTGGAGGATAAGGCGCATCCAAGGGGCAGGAAAGAGATTGTGTTTCCGCAGAGCTGCCCGGTTTGTGCGAGTGAACTGCAGAAGATTGAGGGCGAGGTGGATTGGCGGTGCGTGAATAACTCTTGCCCGGCGCGGGTGCGTGAGGAGTTGCTACATTGGTCGGCGCGCGGAGTGATGAATATTGAAGGGCTGGGCGATGCGATGGTGGCGCAGTTGCTGGGCCAGGGCGCTGAGCTAGGAGGCGATTCGGAGGTTGTGACAGAGGAGGGTGCTCCGGTTGTGACGCGCAAGGCGCTGATCCATACGATTGGGGATTTGTATCGGCTGAAGCGCGACGATCTGTTGAGTTTGGAGAGGGTGGGCGAGAAGACCGCGGATGCTTTGCTGGCGGAGATAGAGCGTTCGAAGGGAGCAGGTTTAGCACGGGTGCTGCTGGGTTTGGGGATTCGGTTTGTTGGTGAGCGGACGGCGCAATTACTGGCTGCTCATTTTGGCTCGATGGAGGAGTTGGAGAAGGCGGCTAGTCAGGATCCGGAAGAATCGGGTGCAGCATTGGAGGCTGTGACGGAGGTTGGTCCAAAGGTGGCACAGGCGATCGTGGAGTTTTTTGCGGTGGAGAAGAATGTGGAGCTGGTGAAGGATCTTACTTCGCAGGGGTTGGAGATGACTGCGGAGAAGCGAGTGACGACTTCGACGCTGGAGGGGTTGACGTTTGTGCTGACGGGGACGCTGCCGAATCTTACGCGGGAGGTGGCGAAGGAGAGGATTGAGTCGGCGGGGGGAAGGGTTTCGGGGAGCGTGAGCAAGAAGACGAGCTATGTGGTGGCGGGTGAGGAGGCGGGATCGAAGCTGGATAAGGCGACTTCGCTGGGTGTGCTGGTGCTCGATGAGGCTGGGCTGCTGAAGGTGCTGGAGAGTGGCCCGGCTAAAGATTAG
- a CDS encoding substrate-binding domain-containing protein — protein MVSKRISFALLAVVLPLVSGCNRHSKSEQYYLIATNTAVPYWKAGAAGFEAAGTEYGVSVDTRGPAGLSPQAEVDEFKAMVARKPAGILVSVANSQLMTPEIDAAIAAGIPVVTIDSDAPESKRLFFIGTNNLEAGRLGGRRVAAQLNGKGNVVFFSNPGQPNLDERLKGYQDIFTAYPGIKVVEVFDIKADPGTALDQAGVYLARTGPARIDAFVCLDSRSGVNVAEAFKRRNATDRLLVAMDVDSDTLKLVGDGTIDSTISQKPYTMAFLGLKALDEIHHYPVKPLDADFALDPYSPFPAFVNTGVALVDKTNLDAVLKKQAAANK, from the coding sequence ATGGTGAGCAAACGGATTTCCTTTGCGCTTTTAGCGGTGGTGCTTCCACTGGTGTCGGGATGTAACCGACATAGCAAGAGCGAACAGTATTATCTGATCGCTACGAACACGGCAGTGCCCTATTGGAAGGCTGGTGCGGCTGGATTTGAGGCGGCGGGCACTGAGTATGGAGTTTCGGTCGACACGCGTGGTCCGGCAGGGTTGAGCCCTCAGGCAGAGGTGGATGAATTCAAGGCGATGGTGGCGAGGAAGCCGGCGGGAATTCTTGTGTCGGTTGCGAACTCGCAGTTGATGACACCGGAGATTGATGCCGCGATTGCGGCGGGTATTCCGGTGGTTACGATCGACTCGGATGCGCCGGAGAGCAAGCGGCTGTTCTTTATCGGAACCAATAACCTGGAGGCTGGGCGACTGGGTGGAAGGCGTGTGGCGGCGCAGCTGAATGGTAAGGGAAACGTTGTGTTTTTCAGTAATCCAGGGCAGCCGAATCTGGATGAACGACTGAAAGGCTATCAGGATATCTTCACTGCTTATCCGGGGATCAAGGTGGTAGAGGTGTTCGACATCAAGGCGGACCCGGGAACGGCGCTGGACCAGGCGGGTGTGTACCTTGCGCGGACGGGCCCGGCCAGGATTGATGCGTTCGTCTGTTTGGATTCGCGGTCGGGTGTAAATGTTGCGGAGGCCTTCAAGAGACGGAATGCTACCGACCGCTTATTGGTTGCGATGGATGTGGACTCCGACACACTGAAGCTTGTGGGCGATGGAACGATCGATTCAACGATCTCTCAGAAGCCGTACACGATGGCGTTTCTGGGGCTGAAGGCGCTGGACGAGATACATCACTATCCGGTAAAGCCGCTTGATGCAGACTTCGCGCTGGATCCTTACTCACCGTTCCCGGCCTTCGTGAATACAGGAGTCGCATTGGTGGACAAGACAAATCTCGATGCTGTTTTGAAGAAGCAGGCCGCGGCGAATAAGTAG
- a CDS encoding glucoamylase family protein, with the protein MSFSPSAPPKITRRRATKLLGGAIATGLIAPPLFAQQPATAPPTYSRLLSDEDLAFLEEMERAGCLYFTEQADPASGQVLDRATNKTSTGELDTHFASSIAATGFGLTALCISDKRGFLPADRIKKQVIATLDFHLNKMPNEHGFFYHFNDIKTGKPLINVEVSSIDTAILLCGVLTARAYFNDPKITALATQLYNRVDFPWMLNGGKTFSMGWRPETGFIATRWDHYSELMMLYLLAIGSPTHPISPDSWNAFTRPPMTFGPYSFISGRDPLFIHQYSHAWFDFARQRDAYADYFANSITATRAHKAFCLGLKRGYTDDYWGVSASDWQHGYTAWGGPPLMGPVDGSVVPCAAAGSLPFLPRECVRVLRALRDNFGADAWGRYGFCDAFHPDLHWFDPDVLGIDLGIGVLMAENLRTAFVWDTFMQNPEPVAAMKACGFHSSRQVNPPTQNTGPVSSPNQQPVTPSTNRPPNL; encoded by the coding sequence ATGAGTTTCAGCCCTTCGGCTCCGCCAAAAATCACGCGACGCAGGGCCACAAAGTTGCTCGGCGGAGCTATCGCTACCGGCCTCATTGCCCCGCCTCTCTTCGCACAGCAGCCAGCAACCGCACCGCCCACTTATTCCAGGCTCCTAAGCGACGAAGATCTCGCCTTCCTCGAAGAGATGGAGCGCGCCGGCTGTCTTTATTTCACCGAACAGGCCGATCCCGCATCCGGCCAAGTCCTCGACCGTGCCACCAACAAAACCTCAACCGGCGAACTCGACACTCACTTTGCCTCCAGCATCGCCGCCACAGGCTTCGGTCTCACCGCGCTCTGTATCTCCGACAAGCGCGGCTTCCTTCCCGCCGATCGCATCAAGAAACAGGTCATCGCCACGCTCGATTTTCACCTCAACAAAATGCCCAACGAACATGGCTTCTTCTACCACTTCAACGACATAAAGACCGGCAAACCCCTCATCAACGTAGAAGTGTCCTCGATCGACACAGCCATTCTTCTCTGCGGTGTCCTCACCGCCCGGGCCTACTTCAACGACCCGAAGATCACCGCCCTCGCCACGCAACTCTACAACCGCGTCGACTTCCCCTGGATGCTCAACGGCGGTAAAACCTTCTCCATGGGCTGGCGGCCTGAGACAGGCTTCATCGCCACGCGCTGGGATCACTACAGCGAGCTCATGATGCTCTACCTCCTCGCCATCGGCTCACCCACCCATCCCATCTCGCCCGACTCCTGGAACGCCTTCACGCGACCTCCTATGACCTTCGGCCCCTATTCCTTTATCAGCGGGCGCGATCCTCTCTTCATCCACCAGTACTCCCACGCATGGTTCGACTTCGCCCGTCAGCGCGACGCCTACGCTGACTACTTCGCCAACTCCATCACCGCCACCCGTGCTCACAAAGCCTTCTGCCTCGGTCTCAAGCGCGGCTACACCGACGACTACTGGGGCGTCTCCGCGTCCGACTGGCAGCACGGCTACACCGCCTGGGGTGGCCCTCCGCTCATGGGCCCGGTCGACGGCTCAGTCGTCCCCTGCGCCGCTGCAGGCTCCCTGCCGTTTCTGCCACGCGAGTGTGTCCGCGTCCTCCGCGCCCTTCGCGACAACTTCGGCGCCGACGCCTGGGGCCGCTATGGCTTCTGCGACGCATTCCACCCCGATCTTCACTGGTTCGACCCCGACGTGCTCGGCATCGATCTAGGCATCGGCGTCCTCATGGCAGAAAACCTCCGCACCGCCTTCGTCTGGGACACCTTCATGCAGAATCCCGAACCCGTCGCTGCCATGAAAGCCTGTGGCTTCCACAGCAGCCGCCAGGTCAATCCTCCAACGCAGAACACCGGCCCTGTCTCCAGCCCAAATCAACAACCAGTCACCCCAAGCACCAATCGCCCACCTAATCTTTAG
- a CDS encoding formate/nitrite transporter family protein — translation MPFRLRRYPPQPAAASTQDAQKNLERPSAQDIYEQVANNARQELGRSSISLAISGLAGGIFMGLSALGNAIAIALLTNPGTVPSHTIFFVGKMFYPLGFIVVILGRSQLFTENTLYPVALVLAEKKHFWKTLRLWATVLPANVLGALAFAAIAALTSALKPEIVQAIAGLGLEAIHNPASTIFWSGVMGGWIIATVAWLVSGSHSITGSVMIIWMLTFVVGLGNFAHCIATSGEILTAILIGKAAWSTYPIWLLPAVAGNICGGVGMVTLLEYGQVIYGGDAEAEAIAPHVKEDTKSEESTKA, via the coding sequence ATGCCCTTCCGCCTCCGCCGCTACCCACCCCAACCCGCCGCAGCGTCTACGCAGGACGCACAAAAAAACCTCGAGCGCCCCAGCGCCCAGGACATCTACGAGCAAGTCGCCAACAACGCCCGCCAGGAGCTCGGCCGCTCGAGCATCTCCCTCGCCATCTCCGGACTCGCCGGCGGCATCTTCATGGGCCTCTCCGCCCTCGGCAACGCCATCGCCATCGCCCTCCTCACCAACCCCGGCACCGTTCCCTCCCACACCATCTTCTTCGTCGGCAAGATGTTCTACCCTCTCGGCTTCATCGTGGTCATCCTTGGCCGCTCCCAGCTCTTCACCGAAAACACCCTCTACCCCGTAGCCCTCGTCTTGGCAGAAAAGAAACACTTCTGGAAGACCCTCCGCCTCTGGGCCACAGTCCTTCCCGCCAATGTGTTAGGCGCCCTCGCCTTCGCCGCCATCGCCGCCCTCACCAGCGCCCTCAAACCCGAAATCGTTCAAGCCATCGCAGGCCTCGGCCTCGAAGCCATCCACAACCCCGCCTCGACCATCTTCTGGAGCGGCGTCATGGGTGGATGGATCATCGCCACCGTCGCCTGGCTCGTCTCCGGCTCTCACTCCATCACCGGCTCCGTCATGATCATCTGGATGCTGACCTTCGTCGTCGGCCTCGGCAACTTCGCTCACTGCATCGCCACCAGCGGCGAGATCCTCACCGCCATCCTCATCGGCAAAGCCGCATGGTCCACCTACCCCATCTGGCTTCTCCCTGCCGTAGCCGGCAACATCTGCGGCGGCGTAGGCATGGTCACCCTCCTCGAATACGGCCAAGTCATCTACGGTGGCGACGCCGAAGCCGAGGCCATCGCTCCTCATGTAAAAGAGGACACCAAATCAGAAGAATCAACCAAAGCGTAG